The genomic region AACGTCAAAGTATATATCTATAGTTCAACAGGGCATAAAATGGATGTGAATATCAGTGCCCGACAATTTTAATATAATAAATAGTGTAGAGGATATTTCTTAATGAAGTATCCTCTACACTATTTTTGTTGAAGCTTATATCACCTTCATTTTCACCCTCGGCCTAACGCCGTTTCACCAGACGCTCCGTCTGCTTCAAATCCTCAATTCGCCCTGCACCAATACCAAACATCACGGTACGCAGCTCGAATTCGACCTGTTCCAAACGCTCATTCAGCGCATCATCGGAAGCTACTGCGGATTCGAGTAGAGATCGGCCGAAGCCAGCGAGATCCGCGCCGAGTGCGAGGGCTTTAGCCGCATCCACGCCCGTATACAATCCACCACTGCCAATCAGGGCTCTGACAGGATTCAGCGCACGTACTTCCTGAATACACTCCGCTGTGGGAATGCCCCAGTCGGCAAAAGCTTCAGCTGCCGCTCGGCGTACCGGGTTATTGTTGCGGTACTTCTCCACCTGCACCCAGCTTGTACCTCCAGCGCCGGCTACATCGATGAACGACACACCCGCTTCATACAAGGCTTTCGCCGTCACGCCATCGATGCCAAAACCTACTTCTTTCACGCCAACAGGTACGTCTAGCTCACGACACAAGTTCTCAATCCGTTGAAATAATCCGCTGAAGTTAGTATTGCCTTCCGGCTGGAAGACTTCCTGCAACGTGTTCAAGTGAAGCACGAGCATGTCCGCACCCGCAATATCTACGGCGCGCTGGAAGTCAGCCGTGGTGAAGCCATAGTTCAACTGCACTGCACCCAGGTTGGCAATGACCGGGATGTCCGGTGCCCAGCGCCGCACATCGAAGGTACTCGCCAGTTCCGGCTGTTCCACGGCAGCCCGGATCGAACCTACGCCGAGCGCCCAACCTCTG from Paenibacillus sp. FSL R5-0341 harbors:
- the fni gene encoding type 2 isopentenyl-diphosphate Delta-isomerase, translated to MNEQERAGERLLPEVATGERKLEHVRLCLEENVAGEGVTSGMERYAFRHHPLPELDFEEVHLETSFIGKKVRTPLLISSMTGGSKTTGAINERLARVANARGWALGVGSIRAAVEQPELASTFDVRRWAPDIPVIANLGAVQLNYGFTTADFQRAVDIAGADMLVLHLNTLQEVFQPEGNTNFSGLFQRIENLCRELDVPVGVKEVGFGIDGVTAKALYEAGVSFIDVAGAGGTSWVQVEKYRNNNPVRRAAAEAFADWGIPTAECIQEVRALNPVRALIGSGGLYTGVDAAKALALGADLAGFGRSLLESAVASDDALNERLEQVEFELRTVMFGIGAGRIEDLKQTERLVKRR